Proteins from a single region of Microbacterium sp. zg-Y818:
- a CDS encoding polysaccharide deacetylase family protein, whose protein sequence is MLLVAASVIAVIAVIAVIAIALTLPRTADANGPAKPAAETPTAAPTPAPPPLTPAEQLLAGTDDANACALTFSIDGAEVDPVLVSQGALYGALPIPRRDDAVFAGWYPTATDAAAYTTAARVNGALLATCADRQQTLYGSWMTHERVAAEDAAIPILMYHQFTTNPEGEDDWLRLNYAYIGDFEAHMDYLATGGFYLPTWDELSAFIDGALFLPERSVIITDDDAHHTWLELAAPVVEAKGLLATSFVITKFRSEPAPNPYVLQRSHTHDMHEAGADGQGRIVNWSAEQIAADMTTSAQILGAAEVVAYPFGHYNDTAKEGLRLAGFEMARTIEHGYVRAGTDKLALPCIRINYGMTVDDLRRLVG, encoded by the coding sequence TTGCTGCTGGTCGCGGCATCCGTCATCGCCGTCATCGCCGTCATCGCCGTCATCGCCATCGCTCTCACCCTGCCCCGGACGGCCGACGCGAACGGCCCGGCGAAGCCGGCCGCAGAGACCCCGACCGCCGCGCCGACCCCGGCGCCGCCGCCCCTCACGCCCGCCGAACAGCTGCTGGCGGGCACCGATGACGCGAACGCCTGCGCCCTCACCTTCTCCATCGACGGCGCCGAGGTCGACCCGGTCCTCGTCTCGCAGGGAGCGCTGTACGGCGCCCTGCCGATCCCCCGGCGCGACGACGCGGTGTTCGCCGGCTGGTACCCGACGGCGACGGATGCCGCGGCCTACACGACCGCCGCACGAGTCAACGGTGCGCTGCTCGCGACCTGCGCCGACCGGCAGCAGACCCTGTACGGCTCGTGGATGACCCACGAGCGCGTCGCCGCCGAGGACGCGGCGATCCCGATCCTGATGTACCACCAGTTCACGACGAACCCGGAGGGCGAGGACGACTGGCTGCGCCTGAACTACGCCTACATCGGCGACTTCGAAGCGCACATGGACTACCTCGCCACGGGCGGCTTCTACCTGCCCACGTGGGACGAGCTGAGCGCCTTCATCGACGGCGCCCTGTTCCTGCCTGAACGGTCCGTCATCATCACCGACGACGACGCCCACCACACCTGGCTCGAGCTGGCCGCTCCCGTCGTCGAGGCCAAGGGGCTCCTGGCCACGTCTTTCGTCATCACGAAGTTCCGCTCCGAGCCGGCTCCGAACCCCTATGTGCTGCAGCGCTCCCACACGCACGACATGCACGAGGCCGGTGCCGACGGTCAGGGACGCATCGTCAACTGGTCGGCGGAGCAGATCGCGGCCGATATGACGACATCCGCTCAGATCCTCGGTGCCGCGGAGGTCGTGGCGTACCCCTTCGGCCACTACAACGACACGGCCAAGGAGGGCCTGCGCCTCGCGGGGTTCGAGATGGCCCGCACCATCGAGCACGGCTACGTCAGGGCCGGCACCGACAAGCTCGCTCTTCCCTGCATTCGAATCAACTACGGCATGACGGTGGATGATCTCAGACGCCTCGTGGGGTGA